TTCACCGCAGCGAGCTCAAGGCCGTCCAGGACAAGGTCTTCCAAGTCTATGATGCGGTGCCGGTCCTGCCCGGTGCGATGGTTCTCCACTATCGGATGGAGAATACGATCAACAAAGAATTCACGACCGTCGAGCGGACGCTCTCGATCCCGCCGGCCGGGACCATGGACATGACGCCGCCCCTCCTGGGGCGGCGCGGAATCAGGATGGAGGCGGCCGCGGGCGTGGAGCCGCGCGCCTTCCAGGTCGGAGCCATTCAGATCGACCCCTCGGCCGACGGCGTCTTCGGGACGGCGGAAGAGATCTTCCTTTTCCTCCAATTGAACGGGCCGAGCCGGGAGCTGAAAGCCTCCGGCACGCTGGAAGTCGCCGTGAGCGGAAACAGCGGCGGGACGCCGAAGATTCTCCGCAAGCCTCTCGCGGGGTACGCGGACGGGAATATCCTGGAAAAGCTGCCCACGGACGGGCTGGCGGCCGGCGCCTACGCGGTCGAGGCCCGGCTGCTCGATGGGTCGGGCCGAGCCGTTCTCGAATCCAAGGGCGGGCTGGCGCTGCGGAGCGGCGATCAGCCGGCGGCCTGGGTCGCCGCCGGCACCAATCCGCCCGCCGGCGATCCCTACTACGCCTTTGTCCTGGGGACGCAGGCGGCGAACCGGGGCGATACGACCGCCGCGCTCAAGTCGCTAGTCGACGCCTGGCGGGCGAACGAAGAGTCCATCGAATTCGCGGTTGGATACGCCAAAGCCCTCCTGGCGGTCAAGGACGCCGGGCCGGCTCGCGACGTCCTGGGCCGTTACGACGGCAAGCCGGGGGTGGATTTTGACTTCTACGCAACTCTGGGCCGGGCCGCCTGGATGGCCGGGCAGGTGCGGGAGGCCGCCGGCTGGTACGATAAAGCCCTGTTGTACCAACGCAATGTGCCCGCCGCGCTCAACGCCCTGGGGGAATGCCGTCTGACGCTGGGCGAAGAAGCCAAGGCCCGCGAGGCGTGGCGGAGATCGCTGGAGGTCCAGCCCGACCAGCCGGAGATTAAAAAGAAGCTGGACGGCCTTAAATAATTAGGATCCGCGTCCGGATCGGATCGATCAGCGCGTCGGGGGCGAGAATCCGGCCCGTCGCCATGCGCAGGGAGACGGCTGTATCCGCGATGTCCGGCGGGAAATCGGCCGCCGTCTGATTCACGTTCAAGCCCACGCCGACGATCGCGAATTCCAGCCGCGCGCCTTCGAACCCGCTCTCGCACAGGACGCCCCCCAGCTTGCGGCCGTCCCAGACGATGTCGTTGGGCGGTTCGACCGCGGCTCGGACGCCGACCGTCTCCTCCACGGCATCCTGCACGGCCCGGGCGGCCCGCAGGGGCAGCCCGGCTAGGTCGGCGATCGGCGGGCGCAGGATGACCGATAGATAAAGCCCCAAGCCCCGGGGCGATTGCCAGACGCGGCCGCGGGTCCCCCGCCCCGCCGTCTGCGCGCCGGCGACGACGGCGACGCCGGCCGCCGCTCCGCCGCGGGCCAGACGCTTGGCCTCGTCGTTGGTCGAGGGGCAGGAATCGAGACGGACGAGAATCACGGGCGCTTATTTCTTGGGCGAATCGGGACGCCGCAGCTCACGGACCAGACGCTTGCGGTATTCGGCGGCGGCGATCTCGCGCATCTTCTCTTCCCACGGAGCCCGCGCGATTTCGTCCCGGACGAGCCGGCGAAGAGTTTTTTCGAGCGGCGTATCCTCGAGGCCCAGGGTCGGCGAGGCCGGGTCGGAGGGCGTCGCCTCGCGGGGGATTTCGACCTGCGGCTCTTCCGGCAGCGAAGGGATCTCGCGCCGCTTTTCCACGGCCCGCCGGACGAGCCCGGCCAGGGCGGTCGAATCGAAGGGCTTGCGCACGACGCCGTCGTGATCCAGCCCCGACAGACGGTTGACGTCCAGGGTCTCCGTCACCCCCTGCAGGAAAACAAGGGCCACGACCCGCGCTGCCGGGTCTTCGCGGAGCATCGCGCCGATTTCGTAGCCGCTGCGGCCGGGCAAGCCGAGCGAGGCCAGGACGGCGTCGGGCTTGAACTCGGCCAAGGCCCGCGCCGCCCGGGCTCCGTCGACGGCCGCCCGGACATCGAACTCGGGCTCGGGCAGGGCGGATTGGATGGCCCTGGCCGTAGCGGGCGATTCGTCGGCGAGCAGAACGCGGATCGGCATCAGGGTTATTTTACCCCCAAATAGAGGTAGGGGTCAGGTCTTAAGATATAAGTTTTCTCGTGACACTATTTTGCCAAAGTGACGCTTTTTCGCCTGATATATTAGATACCTTAAATCTTAAGACCTGACCCCTAATATTCCACGACGACGGTGCCCTCGCCGAGCAGGGCTTCCAGCGCTTTGATGACGGCCGGAGCCGGCGTCAGTCCCTTGTAATCGGGCGACTGGGTCGTGACCCGGTAGG
This Candidatus Aminicenantes bacterium DNA region includes the following protein-coding sequences:
- a CDS encoding GWxTD domain-containing protein yields the protein MNSTSIRALTAILILAAAAGATPAAGPQARPAALAGKHQTWIEADAALIITPGEREAFLKLESDRDRDLFIEEFWRQRDPTPGTPLNEYRVEHFRRLEFADRVFGHGRAADGRGSDRGRMYILLGPPRDVDKIEKSDVRPLEVWTYQSHASVDQAGLFRLLFYRPESGREYALYNPATDRPSKLVSDGGRADKTGQETDATPLPFEADKSWGPADQRAFRRLAGTVGSPAAECALTCIPGDRGEGAAVRSAALLGAISEAPRRRLDDRYAQAFLAHKSLAEVGYSVKAIANRAAVQAYFEPNGSCFLHFAVVPEHLALEAFGDMYTAGLRTTLRLADASGRTLFERRREIPISLHRSELKAVQDKVFQVYDAVPVLPGAMVLHYRMENTINKEFTTVERTLSIPPAGTMDMTPPLLGRRGIRMEAAAGVEPRAFQVGAIQIDPSADGVFGTAEEIFLFLQLNGPSRELKASGTLEVAVSGNSGGTPKILRKPLAGYADGNILEKLPTDGLAAGAYAVEARLLDGSGRAVLESKGGLALRSGDQPAAWVAAGTNPPAGDPYYAFVLGTQAANRGDTTAALKSLVDAWRANEESIEFAVGYAKALLAVKDAGPARDVLGRYDGKPGVDFDFYATLGRAAWMAGQVREAAGWYDKALLYQRNVPAALNALGECRLTLGEEAKAREAWRRSLEVQPDQPEIKKKLDGLK
- a CDS encoding biotin--[acetyl-CoA-carboxylase] ligase; its protein translation is MILVRLDSCPSTNDEAKRLARGGAAAGVAVVAGAQTAGRGTRGRVWQSPRGLGLYLSVILRPPIADLAGLPLRAARAVQDAVEETVGVRAAVEPPNDIVWDGRKLGGVLCESGFEGARLEFAIVGVGLNVNQTAADFPPDIADTAVSLRMATGRILAPDALIDPIRTRILII
- a CDS encoding response regulator; translated protein: MPIRVLLADESPATARAIQSALPEPEFDVRAAVDGARAARALAEFKPDAVLASLGLPGRSGYEIGAMLREDPAARVVALVFLQGVTETLDVNRLSGLDHDGVVRKPFDSTALAGLVRRAVEKRREIPSLPEEPQVEIPREATPSDPASPTLGLEDTPLEKTLRRLVRDEIARAPWEEKMREIAAAEYRKRLVRELRRPDSPKK